The sequence CATTCTGTATAACAGAGACCTAATTTATGACCGTGAACGGAACTTTTCCAGTACAAATAATCCATGGAGAACATTTTAGAAGAGGCTGTTAAATTCAAGATGGAATCTTAGAAAGTATTTCACTGTGTCCTGAAACTGCTGTAAAGATTTCACTAATCTTGGGCATCGTAATGTTTCTTTCATGTGCATTTCATGTATTTACCAGCACTGTCTTCTATTAAGACAGCTGAGGAGATCAATGAGAAACTGAACGGCTTGAAGGTGGAGGAGACTGTTAATATCAAAAATGACACTCTTAAGTATGTGAGTGGCTTGTCGATACCTCAGAGTGTGGACTGGAGGAAGAGCGGCCTGGTCAGTCCCATCCGAAATCAGGTAAGATCAGCGATTTAAAGAAGGGAAATGAGCACAATCTGATGAAAAACCAGTGGCAAGAAACAAAGTTTTCCTATGTTTTTTAAAGGGTTTATGTGGGTCCTGCTGGGCCTTCAGCTCTTTGGGAGCTCTTGAGGGGCAGATGAAGAAGCGAACAGGCGTCCTCATTCCCCTGAGTCCACAGAACCTGGTAGACTGCAGCACCATGGATGGAAACCACGGCTGCAGAGGAGGATATATCTCTAAGGCCTTCAGCTACGTCATCCGCAACAGAGGTGTCGACTCAGAGAGCTCTTACCCCTACGAACACCAGGTCGTCCTCAGAAAAGCATGAAGGCAGcaactttctttctcttttcttttttgatggtttctttcttgtttgcttgtttgttgtttgttgattCCTtactttctttcaaaataattGATAACATTTTTTAGACAAAGAATTCAATTCATGAGTATTTAGGAGTGGGAATAACATATCTGATCATTAtattttagaaatgaaatgtgttaaataCAGAGGGCAACAGCTCTCTTTTTAGCCGACGTGATATGAGACTTTTAATTTGCATATTAATATTTACACTGCAgatatgcagtgtgactgcaTGAATAATACATATAATATATTGTGTAATATTGTTATTTATGTttcaaataaagataaaaaccaACAAACTTTGTTTTAGgttgaaaacatttacaaaatgtgCACAATATTTACTTGTTTGATTAAATAATGATCTATTTATCTATGTTGTAAATCTTATTTCTGTTTACAGAACGGGAAATGTCGCTATTCCTTCAAAGGAAAGGCCGGATACTGCTCTAGTTTTCACATCCTTCCACGAGGCGATGAGAGGGCTCTGCAGGCTATAGTGGCATCAGTAGGACCTGTCGCTGTGGCCGTGAACGCCATGCTGCCATCTTTCCATCTCTACAGAGGGGGTGAGGCTGAAGGCTTCTGAGCAGCATTTATACTGCTCCCAATGACTGTATGAGTTGAGCTGTATGactctcctttcttttcccaAATGTTTACAAAATTAATTTGTGATGCTGAGAGAAATTTAAGATCAGCTCAGTCTGATACGTCAAGTGTGATTTCTTTTGACTGAAAGTTGTCAGGAGTGAAGAACAAAATGAGAGCAGAAGTGACTTTACAGCACGACCTGAACTTGTTCATCAAGAACCAGACAAGAAAATTATCATTTCTTACTCAAGTGTCAGACATCAGCAGAGAGCAGTAATGTACAATGTTAGGGTAAAAGAGGATTTGTGactttttattactttatatttaattttcttggCCACTTTAACATGTTACTGAATTTATGGATCTTTTAGGTTTGTACAACGTCCCCAGCTGCAACCCAAGGTTTATAAATCACGCTGTCCTAGTTGTGGGTTATGgcacagacagaggacaagacTACTGGCTCGTGAAAAACAGGTGAACTTGTCTTTAGTTAAAAGCAGTTGACCAATAAAATTTGCTACACCTTTACCCcacatgtgaaaaaaaacatgtggcATCGCGTGTGTAAATCTGCCTGTTTTTGTGGTTTCAGCTGGGGCACTGCATGGGGAGAGGAAGGCTTCATTCGTCTTGCGAGGAACAAGAATAATCTCTGTGGCATTGCCAGCTTTGCAGTCTACCCAACACTGTGAAAATGGGACCCACCATCTGAATCATTATTTGATTCACTATCAGAGATCAGACGTTTGTGGTTTTTATCTTTAACACTGAAGGTTCAGATGCTGtcctgaatgtaaaaaaaaaaaggatttaaaaagtCAAGTTCACAAAATTATTTACCGGTAATCCGCTTTGTAATTTAATACATCTAATAAGGTTTTCACTGTATTGTATGTATATTTGGTGtgttaatttaaatattaatattttacagtgttttaaaatgcagtttttaatAAACCTCTTGAAGATAATGGAAGAAACATAGAgatataaatatttcatatctGCCATATTTGATGCTAGTTCTGTCTCCTAAAGTCACAAAATCCCTCATCACCATCATTCTGTGGCTCATTTATCTCATTTTCCTTTATTCTTCCTCAGATCTCACTGTTTTCTCAAAATATGTTGATTAATGAAGCCTTTTTTGAAAAGAGTGGGACAAAGACAGGTTTATATTGCTGTAAAACTTTCCATTGAATTAAATGAGCATACTAAACAGAAAATCCTACCTTTTTGATCTGGTTTAATTAATCTACTGAAACATGTGACAGGACACGAGGACGAGTTGTGCTGTGCCACTACTATTTACAATAGCTGTAGATAATAGTTACTTTctaaattaagattttacattaaaacacacgACACACAAAACCCCCTCTAAAAAGCAACATTTCATTGGAGACCTTTGTCACATTCCAGATCACCGCAAGctattaagttttatttttgatattttttgtacatttgtaaccatttggtatttttgtacttttcctttttgattttcAATTCAGGACTTTACCTGAATGTACAGTTCCTCTCAGCTTTATGGAGATTTATTTTgggtttcagctcattgttcagCTATTTCAGTTCACTCTCACCACTCTCCTGGCATCGTTTTCAGAGGGTGAGGGTTAGGTTAAAAATCCAGAGTACacaacctgctcagcaccaaccATCAGACAGACATAgttagagaccagctggtgaacattttGGAACTTTTAGCAGTTGAAGacccagatatttccctcaggagttggtggagactaaaaacagagctaaaagagtgagaatattggacttacattcatccacaaaaatgactccaaatgagtgctaatgttgctccatgtgCATTGGCAActgtttgtttcactgtatCAGCTTAACAGGTGATGCCTCTGCTGCCCCACAGTAGCcaaaaatcagttattgcagAGTTAATGAAATACAGGTGAGCAGTCAGTGAGTTACTGACAAATACAGGTGCTTCTAGATACAGCCTGGAGTTTCCCCAGGTCACCTGCTCAGGTAGGTCAATATGTTTCTTCTAGTTCCACATCAGCCACCTGGTAGAGTATTAATGTCTACTACCAGTCAGTTTGTCAAATTATATGAACTATGAACACTCTGAAAATTACTGGAAATTACTTGTACATGCACTTCTCTACCTGCCAATGTTTGCCAGAACTGATGATGATATGCGTGCCTAAATGTCTTTAGCATAAATTTCACTGTTTTGATTTAGTCAAGTTTTCCTGCTTTCCACTGCTTCTAATTGTTAACTGTCATCACCTGGAGgtgtttgagctgcagctgtccAATCAAAGCATGAACCAGGCCTGTGGTCAGTTATATagcatttgttttcactgcctCTGGTTGATTGACAAGTTCTTCCTATCCCAGATCCAGCTATGTCTCGGAGCCTGCTTTTCACCATCTTGTGTGGATTTGCAGCGGCCGTTAACAGTTCAGAACTCGATCGACACTGGGAGCTATGGAAGACAGTGCATAAAAAAGTGTATTCTCATCAGGTAAATGTCTTTAATCCCTGTCAACCTAGTCGCCTAAACTTACGTTGTTCTTGTCTagaggatgtgtgtttgttgggtCTGTCTTCAGTTGCTAATTAGATGATAAATCCATACTGGTTTTGGTTTAGGCACAATATCCTGTTCAATGATTGAATTATGTCTAGAGTAGTGactgtgaacagttttttttctttttccatgtgAACACAATACCGTTTGGCTTGAGGAAAACTGTTCCACCTTTACTTATATATCTAGAAATCCTAAtagaaacattttctgtgcCTCATACGGTATGAAAGCTGTTTTGTGTGACGAATAAATTGTTCTGTATAACACAGATTGAGGAGATGGGTCGCAGGAGGATTTGGGAAGAAAACTTGGAAATGATTAATGTCCATAACCTGGAAGCATCCCTGGGTTTACACACCTACGAACTAGCAATGAACCACTTGGGAGACCTGGTGACTAGAACACTGTTACctatttttgtttcatcaaaCCATTGTGTGTATGCCTCATAAAACCATGCCAACAATAAAAAAGtatgtggatttttttcccctgctacTTTGGGTTTACAAGTTGTTGTAAGTGActgaaaatcaaatatattCATCCTAAACTGACAGGTTTACACACAAATGtagaatttcttttttattgttatttatttattttttgtagacCTCTGAGGAGGTCGTGGGCACACTGATGGGCACCATTGTGCCCTCTGATCTGAAGAGGGGTCCTTACAACTTCGTCAGGGTCAATACTTCTCTACCAGCATCACTGGACTGGAGGGAAAAAGGCCTGGTAACTGAGGTCAAAATGCAGGTGAGGTCCCAGTAGGTCATGCCCTACAACGTCAgtacacaccaacacagaacATCTGGACTTGTCTTTGTAGCAATAGATTTAGtctatgttttcattcatgAGCAACTTTGCTAATTTTTAGGGTTCTTGTGGCTCTTGCTGGGCCTTCAGTGCAGTTGGAGCTCTGGAAGGGCAGCTCAAGAAGTCTACAGGTATCCTGATGTCCCTCAGTTCTCAAAATCTGGTGGACTGCTCCCTAAAATACAACAACCACGGGTGCAATGGTGGCTTCATGACAAATGCCTTCAAGTATGTCATTAAAAACCAAGGCATTAACTCTGATGCTTCCTACCCCTATACTGGCAAAGTGAGTTAACAATGGTCAACCAGTGCATGTTAAGAGTTTCACATACTGTGgttaaatctttttaaataagcTTCTGTCAAAACATACAATAATTCCCCTTCACATGACTTTCTTTTCAGCGTGGGAAATGCAAGTATAACCCATGGCATCGGGCAGCTAACTGCTCCAGCTATGTCTTGTTGCCAGCAGGGGATGAACTTGCATTAAAAGCAGCCTTAGCTAACATTGGCCCCATCTCCGTCGCAATTGATGCTTCCAGGTCGAAGTTTCTCTTCTACCATCATGGTGAGTGGTTATCGCCTCTCCTCTTTAAAGTAATACCCAAGTTTAATTTTAGCAGGGACTTGAAGAAGTGAGTTTTTGTCCCATGATCGAAGTCTGGTTTCAGCTTGAGCTTGAGTTTTGATGCCTGCTATTTGTGGCCCGACAGGTGTGTATAAGGACCACACATGCACCAAGAATGTGAACCACGGAGTGCTGGCTGTGGGCTacggcagagagagaggactcGATTACTGGCTGGTCAAAAACAGGTGACCAGAATTTCTAGTCAATTTGAATTTTAGATTACGGgaaacctgttttgttttgtttattact is a genomic window of Toxotes jaculatrix isolate fToxJac2 chromosome 13, fToxJac2.pri, whole genome shotgun sequence containing:
- the LOC121191572 gene encoding procathepsin L-like isoform X2, producing the protein MMSQRADALKKKAAHCVFKETILPLLSVKVLRFVKNGYTFFLGQNNPADSSVTRMQVFCVVSLLASLVLGHSSSALNKMWEEWKIKHQKVYDNQTEIDFRRAVWQKNMDLVLRHNQEASAGKHSFALGLNHLADMTAEEINEKLNGLKVEETVNIKNDTLKYVSGLSIPQSVDWRKSGLVSPIRNQGLCGSCWAFSSLGALEGQMKKRTGVLIPLSPQNLVDCSTMDGNHGCRGGYISKAFSYVIRNRGVDSESSYPYEHQNGKCRYSFKGKAGYCSSFHILPRGDERALQAIVASVGPVAVAVNAMLPSFHLYRGGLYNVPSCNPRFINHAVLVVGYGTDRGQDYWLVKNSWGTAWGEEGFIRLARNKNNLCGIASFAVYPTL
- the LOC121191572 gene encoding procathepsin L-like isoform X1, whose product is MMSQRADALKKKAAHCVFKETILPLLSVKVLRFVKNGYTFFLGQNNPADSSVTRLHLVPFNHALAPKTLFDTVLVSLCTMQVFCVVSLLASLVLGHSSSALNKMWEEWKIKHQKVYDNQTEIDFRRAVWQKNMDLVLRHNQEASAGKHSFALGLNHLADMTAEEINEKLNGLKVEETVNIKNDTLKYVSGLSIPQSVDWRKSGLVSPIRNQGLCGSCWAFSSLGALEGQMKKRTGVLIPLSPQNLVDCSTMDGNHGCRGGYISKAFSYVIRNRGVDSESSYPYEHQNGKCRYSFKGKAGYCSSFHILPRGDERALQAIVASVGPVAVAVNAMLPSFHLYRGGLYNVPSCNPRFINHAVLVVGYGTDRGQDYWLVKNSWGTAWGEEGFIRLARNKNNLCGIASFAVYPTL
- the LOC121191573 gene encoding cathepsin S-like → MSRSLLFTILCGFAAAVNSSELDRHWELWKTVHKKVYSHQIEEMGRRRIWEENLEMINVHNLEASLGLHTYELAMNHLGDLTSEEVVGTLMGTIVPSDLKRGPYNFVRVNTSLPASLDWREKGLVTEVKMQGSCGSCWAFSAVGALEGQLKKSTGILMSLSSQNLVDCSLKYNNHGCNGGFMTNAFKYVIKNQGINSDASYPYTGKRGKCKYNPWHRAANCSSYVLLPAGDELALKAALANIGPISVAIDASRSKFLFYHHGVYKDHTCTKNVNHGVLAVGYGRERGLDYWLVKNSWGVNYGDEGYIKMARNSHNQCGIALYACYPIM
- the LOC121191572 gene encoding cathepsin K-like isoform X3, with the translated sequence MDLVLRHNQEASAGKHSFALGLNHLADMTAEEINEKLNGLKVEETVNIKNDTLKYVSGLSIPQSVDWRKSGLVSPIRNQGLCGSCWAFSSLGALEGQMKKRTGVLIPLSPQNLVDCSTMDGNHGCRGGYISKAFSYVIRNRGVDSESSYPYEHQNGKCRYSFKGKAGYCSSFHILPRGDERALQAIVASVGPVAVAVNAMLPSFHLYRGGLYNVPSCNPRFINHAVLVVGYGTDRGQDYWLVKNSWGTAWGEEGFIRLARNKNNLCGIASFAVYPTL